The genomic DNA AACCCCcaaattgagaaatcgattctcaatttctccaattcacaaaccctaatcgatctaACTCTAATCGAACATGATATCTTCGATGACGAGAAGATTCCAGATCTCTTTTTGTTATACACCATAAGAACGGTCGACCAGGATTCTCTTCAGTTCTCGATGTAAAGATCGTTACATCTGCTCCACAAACACACTTCAGTGGCACTCCACAGTCGAACGAAGCTACCACCAATGTCTTTGAGCTAGAACTCATCTCGtcaactcgaagaagaagagagaaatcgaagaagaaaagagaaattaaagaagaaaagataagtTGAGATCAATTAGGGCTTGTGAATTGGGAAAATTGAAAATCGATTTCTTAATTTGGGAGTTTTAGGGTGTTATAAACAGCGTAGTTTTCCTATTAACGGATCTTGTTAACGGACAATTAACCCCGTTTAATTTCTCCGTTTGACCACTTAATGTTGTGCCTCAAAAGGTTAGGTCAACGAGAGTTTACGATTTATTTggaaatcaataaataattggtttttttcccctctaaaaataaaattcgggttttaaatcaacgaaaatgtagatttggggattttaactacatttttcctattttattttttatcaatttttttactcaaactTTTTTCGTAAaggtcattaaaaattatatataaataaaaaaaaattcaaaacttctGTTCTCTGACATAGATCCTTGAGAACTGTTGAAGTGTGATCCATCacttatattataatatgaaacTCATAAAATGTACTTTTTGTTTGTAAGATGCGTATAATATATAATGGATACGGAGACGTATACGACTTTGAGTTGGCCTTTATGGGATTAGAAATGTCTTATGCCATAATTGatatcaagaaaacaacaactataccttttttcccattttcaactgcataataattttgttgatcAAAGTTGTTCTTCCTTATTGCAATAATAAACAAATGCGCGCATGcgcaaaacactaaaaaatattattgaagtATAGTGATGGAAATAGTTAGGAGCAAAAAAATGTTGGtcattttttaaactaaaaaaaacttgaattttcAGCATTGTGGGTAAGAATAGTCTTTCATATAGAACCATTTTTCACCATCAACCATAAACCAAATCATTAAACCACAATTTTCAACATCAAACCCATAATAATGATTATCTTTttctataataattaattaaagctTGTTTAGCAATACAATCTTTCCCACCATCTAATGTTTTACTAATGATCGGCTAATTAtggaaatattatttttatcgaCGTCTAGAAGACATTTTAATCGTGATTGCAAGAAGAGATTAACTCATGACGTGCTAGGACATAGCCTGGATTCAGCTATTACTCTAGTCTCTAGCTAGTTAACCTCTTTTACAAtccattgaatttttttttatcgtcaAGTTGATGAAATAGTCTTTAAACTAACTCTAAACTAACCGGAGCCTCTAGCTTGGGTGGTAAAGGACCCTCAGCTGAGGTACCCGCCATCATAAGTTCGAGCCCCGACCACATAGGAATTCACATGCGGGCTGCAGCGTCCCATGAGCCGACATATGGAGTGCCATTTGACCGCCCACATGGCTAGTCCAAACGATCCGATAGCTAACACGTGGACCCTTGCTCTGTCAGGTATCCGATAGCTAACATGTGGACCCCTACTCTGTTGGAAAGCGTTGGGATACCtgggttaacaaaaaaaaaaaactaaccctaaactttagGTTCTTAGAACAAATTGAAAAAGCCATATCTTTCCTAAGTTCTCTAATCCGATTAACTATCCCTTTAACTTCTCCCGTATGTGCTTGATTTATGCTCGACTAACTATAGAGTGTTACGATTAAGCAAAAAGACCATAATATGTTATTAATCATACATAAGCAatcttagatatatatttatttggagCACACGATTACACAATATTATCATATACATTAACTTCACTCATCATACTGGAAACCCttctatccaaaaaaaaaaaaaaaaaccccatcaTACTCATAACTCATTATCAATTACAATTGATCTGAAGTGTCAaaattatgcatatatatatatacatatacccCAACTTTGAATttagtttttcaaaaacttcTACATCAACACTACGTAAGTTACATGGTAGTGTGTAACCATAGTATatgtgtacatatatacatttcaCATATTTCTCTCCAGTTTATAAAACaaggagagggagagaaagaaaaagagataaaaaggtAAATAATTCTGTTACCGCCGCAAACAAACTTAGTAAACCTATCGCTTGTTGTGTAAAGGGTTTGACCCCGTCGGAATCTTTCTTTTCTCCGGTGTGATTTCTCCGGCGCCGATGAAACGTGTGGCATAAGAGGGGAGAAAGCCTCTGTTTCTTCTAGAAGGTCCGGATGAAAACCTTCGTCTTCCAACAGCATGGATTCTTGAAGCGAAAACGAgaacgaagagaagaagaaagatgaaaacaaGACTATACCGactcattctcttcttcttttgtttatctctttGAGTAGTTGTTTTCATCTTGTTTCTCTTACAAAAAGGGTGAGGAAATTACAAACCTTACAAGAAAAAGGTGAAGGAAATAAACATTATGAAGAGAGATGTTGTGATTATGAGAATTAAATGGATGCACAAACTTCCATATGGTGTTGTATTTGTTGCGTTATTCATGTGCGGACATGGATGGTCCACTTCATCAAAGTCTCCCCCATTATTTTCtacatcatttttttaattaccgtAGAATAGAATTGAACATGTACAAATTATAACTTATTCAAATCCGCATAatacttatatattttagtaaaaatagtactgtataattttattagataatAACTATTTTTCTTCGCTCTGCACACTATTTAAATCCCAACGAGTTCATAGTGTATAAATTATAATACCGAACGTTGTCAATTTGTTTAATTCTGTTTTATTCCTAGTTGGGCAATTTATAAAGTTGTGTACTCAAAACCATTCTGTTGTATTGTAACGTTTAGAATATTTAGATATTTCAGACATATTGCTGAAAATAACTGATGACTGATGAGCATGTACATGTTCTATTGTTTTTAACATTGAGTTCAGATTTCCAACTTTAGACGAACAGAGTTTAGAGTTGTTGTCTGTCTATTCACCGGTTTAACGGATTCTGTTTGAGCCTATTTATCAGTGTGTGTGTGAATTTGGTATGGAGGGATGAAAACGTGGTTGTTTAAAAATCCACAACTGCATTATCTTTGTTTGCCAATGAACTGTTTTGTATTATGTGACAAGTCCTTTTGCCTGAAATATAAGTTAACAAGTACAATTGTATGAAAATTTGTGAAGTTTTTCAATGTGGGGAAATGTAGCAAATATAGTGTGGTGACCATCCCGGCTAAAATTGAGGTGAGTATTGATTTTATCCTTTTCCtttagtttaaattttcaaatcaagAAATACCAGACAACAATATTTATCAGTTCAGTCTTAGGATATAACATTGAGAATATCTTGGGTATGGgtaatcaaaaactaaaacgaAAAATCGAGAAACAGTAATTAAAGAAGTTAAAATTAGTGTAATAGTGAAAGGCATAAAATTATGGAAAGAAGAACAAACCAGTTGtcttaatttatcatttatccaGTTTATCCAGTTTTCAACTTATCATTTATCCAGTTTTCCAAAAAGAGGATTTTAGTTGAAAACttgttttttctaaatttatttttcttctttgtagaaaggccactacaacaaatatgcacattgttaaccagagaaaaaCGCTATCATAGGTCTTTGATAGCGTTTTCATGAGCGCTGTTTTAGGGCACTGTTATTATATGTACCCCATATACAATAGCACTTATTACGTAtgctatgttataaaaatataacatagctttaagaaattgctatattatcaagatcataattttgaaaaaatttatacaacatttgttttttcgtgctatgttatagttttatagcatagctctaataaactgctgtattatcaagattataattttgcaaaaatttatacaatatttaatttttcgtgctatgttatacatatctaatatagctgttgcgaaatgctgttttatcttgtttactgtgctatggtatattcttttatcataacgtttacctgtacttttatagcattttctgatatgtgattatagcacacataacctgttttataaaatctcataaaatctgattaataaacgtctcagatccaaaatacataacaaaagtctcaagaacatcagtttaccatcaaagtctcaagaacatccaaaataaacaagcaatctcaagtacttaacattacacaataaaaccatcagtttaagacataatgaccttgttctctggccaagcaatgcaggagctaagtgcatcttcaataatctctatttcatcggatggcctccaaacttttacatttttcaccttcacaacatctatccacactttaactgcattagaacccaagcgagtaaagtgaaccttatgttctggatcatttgttccccatcgtccttcagccacaaccctattcttttcagttaaatccatcaacttgcacttcttattctccttggaaataactttattaatgcgctgccatgtttacaatataaaccatcagtcatcatataattaacaaaaacaacttcataacatatgaaaacacttactggagacttcctgagaggagactgtgatggtaaagtattctttattggtgatattggacccgttgcatcatcaacaggagactcagaaccagatgcagacttagaagacatagatgcagatttggcctgcgatgcagcctttgaagctgttgctgaagttttggactctgtagcagacttagaagctgtggctgcagacttggcctttgatgcagacaaagaagcatgtgatgtagcattctgaccagttggagttgagggattttcaaaatcaaccttaCTCAGGGGCCAAGATACGTAAGCCATCAAACAGTCCTCAAGAAATGACATTTCAGCTGTAGGTCTCCATAGTGATGTATCAGGCTGCTTTACTGAATCCACAAATACTTTAACTGCTTTTGGTCCAAGAGGAATTCCGTTAACCAACGCACTTGGTTCTTGTGTCTCCCAACGCCCCTCAGCAACAATGACGTCACCCTTAGACAAATCCAatagtttacatttgtttccttgtataccctgttaaacacaatcagtaaacaaatccaatataattaattagcattataGACAGGGGTAATACATTGCTAACACATtgctagaaattataaataccataggggcaatgtcttccatttggatgttgttgtctACCAGTCTACACTTATCAGTTGGCCATGCGATTATATGtccaacagcttctttcatatgaaagatcttttgtGCAGGTCTCCATAGAAATGCATCTGGTTTATATGCAGCTTCAACTAACACTTTGAGATCATAAGGGCCAAGACGACAGTCATTCACTATGTCATccggatcagaagaaagaatccgaccctcaccaacattttcatcaatgtcagaccaatcaacaaacacacacttaggatgtgctcttttgtttacactctgcaacaatttcatgagcaactaagaatcataaacgacactaagaagaatcacttagctgatatgaaaagaagtaagaatatgttactcttgcagctgagttttcatccatttcagcttctggtctctgtaacataaacaaaaataacatcaatttatattacTCTAACTGGCTGATGAATAGTAGAGAACTCTTAAGTATCTAACCTGATTCTTGATTCTGCCAAGTTCACTTTCCAAGGCATTGAcctgttttactaattttacttgCCGCTCTTCCATTTCAGCCATACACTTGCTCTGCATTTGTAAACAAGCTAATTTGGTCTTACTCATGCCTCTACCCATTGCCCTCAGCCTACCAGAATTGTCAGGTCCTAAAAGCTTGGCGAGGTGATCTTCATctggatttgttaaaaatgctggAGCATCACTTCCACCAATTTCAGCTGCTTTTTGCTGAAAAACATAAAGACAGTTTCAGGTTTTACTAGTCGATAACACACTATTTACTGGTGTACAACTCTATTCAGACTTACAATCAAATCAGCTGCATTCGTATCTACTGGTGTACCATCCTTTTTGGTGCGAGACTTGATCCAAACATCTAGTCTTGTCACGCTGGAAGGATCTTCACTTTCAGCTTTCtgttccagaaaacaaaatttcagtaaCAGTACAAGcactatgtataataataaacaacataGTTGTAGTATATATGCTTGCCATTTCTTCTGTTAGTCTGCTGATCCCTTTACGACTAGTGGTGTGAGGtatctgattctttctttttgctttatatttctcaCTCACGGCCTAATAATGAAACATGTTAATTACTAATCACCAATCAACTACTAAACAATTATAATCACAAGTAATTACCTTAAATGCAGCACTAGTTTTGAGTTTGACAAATTTTTGCCAATCAACAGGACCAATATTTGGTGGTCTCAAATTCATCCTCTCTTGGTTATTTGCAGCCAAATTTATAGCCTTCACCGTGACAGACTTGTGTGATCGCCACAAATGTCCCATCTGGTGAATCACAGATATCCTTTGCCAATCTTCATCAAGCTCAAACCTTGCCTGCATTCACTTACACTCACACCATNTCTATGTCACCTAAAGCCGCAGACACATCCCTTACAAATTTCCAAGCTCCACTTTTATAACCAGGATCAGCTCTTCAAtggataattaaagaaaaaaatcataactaaaagaacatcttaaagtatccaaacccaaaataaaacctaattatgaaatataattccTTACCTGCATAGATGcacccatgccttgtccaacattatatgttataatataaattttaacctttatagataaaatagagATACATATTATACAAAGCTCACATTAAGCAACAATTCAGACAATACTGCACTACTTCAGACACATACAGATGCTCTTAAACCAATATCTAACTGTGTAAAATCTCACTAATCTAATCACTATTTATACGAATCAGACtcaaaggacaaaacatagcaatcaCCAATATTCgtgtgtaataataatgtttaactatTGGTTGAGTGATACTAACCTGTTGTGTGAGTAcagagaaatgagaagcttcAGTTCCCCAACATTTCAAtcaccaacacttgggaaaaaaaaaaaatcgttcagTTTATGAAGGCGCAAAtactcaaatccaaaagctatttttgagtcaaatctgtaaataatcgaaccctaacaaaacagatgGATTCGAAACTCCACATTctcaaaatctgtaaataatcgaaccctaaaaaacagataacgaaataaatctagataaatcgaaccctaacaaaacagataacTAAATCTGACCCTTATCGAAATCAAAAGCTGTTTGAAATCACAAATAATCGAAACAAATAACGAaattaggaggaagaagaaagacatgccTCAAAAATGGATTCGAGCTATCAATTGCGATGGATATGGAGATTTAGggcgaaattggggcttttcacaaacggcgaaattggggcttttcacaaacggcgataaaactgaagaattgataagaaatttagaagaatttGAGCACACACagagaatttagaagaagaaatcttcttAGGTTGAGCTTAGGttgtaacgagagagagagagagagtgtgtcgagtttttgggttttttttttatttggcgattaagtgaataatttcactaagtattggcggacaaaagtcacttttgtttcccgctacataattttcctatcatagcgttaataagatgctattaaaaagtaagcgaaaaaaaatctcatctttcatagcagtgacggaaaatgagctatatccgtctgctatcaatgtacatatttgttgtagtgggCTCTAAGAATACTTTGAATTTAATAAGTAGGTGGACCTTTCGGATATTGTATCATTAAAAATGTTGgataattaattactttgaaTGAAATTATGCGTATACAAAATGATGAAACAATTTGTGAAACAATTATGCGTATAGCTGCACTATTTTGTGAAATAATATTCCATGAAGAAAACGGAACAGCAAACATAAAAGTGACTTGTAATGTATGTAATGGAAAGTCAAACCAGTTAATGTAtgtaaggaagaaaaaaaaattgacactaATATTTTATTCCAACGTAATATTAATCTTATTAACCCCCCCNNNNNNNNNNNNNNNNNNNNNNNNNNNNNNNNNNNNNNNNNNNNNNNNNNNNNNNNNNNNNNNNNNNNNNNNNNNNNNNNNNNNNNNNNNNNNNNNNNNNNNNNNNNNNNNNNNNNNNNNNNNNNNNNNNNNNNNNNNNNNNNNNNNNNNNNNNNNNNNNNNNNNNNNNNNNNNNNNNNNNNNNNNNNNNNNNNNNNNNNNNNNNNNNNNNNNNNNNNNNNNNNNNNNNNNNNNNNNNNNNNNNNNNNNNNNNNNNNNNNNNNNNNNNNNNNNNNNNNNNNNNNNNNNNNNNNNNNNNNNNNNNNNNNNNNNNNNNNNNNNNNNNNNNNNNNNNNNNNNNNNNNNNNNNNNNNNNNNNNNNNNNNNNNNNNNNNNNNNNNNNNNNNNNNNNNNNNNNNNNNNNNNNNNNNNNNNNNNNNNNNNNNNNNNNNNNNNNNNNNNNNNNNNNNNNNNNNNNNNNNNNNNNNNNNNNNNNNNNNNNNNNNNNNNNNNNNNNNNNNNNNNNNNNNNNNNNNNNNNNNNNNNNNNNNNNNNNNNNNNNNNNNNNNNNNNNNNNNNNNNNNNNNNNNNNNNNNNNNNNNNNNNNNNNNNNNCCCCCCCCCACCCATGATGATTCTGAAgtagactattttttttttgttgttgacaaATTTGTTTCCGAAAAAAAGCACTAAAAGATTTAGAACAGAACAAATGATATGTTAAATGCTGTGTGTATGTACGACTTATAAGAATGTTACAAGATTGTATTCAAATTGATATGTTTAATGCTCTCTTTAATCCGTACCTAGATGTTTCTAGAGAATAACTTTGTTTTCTAATTCACAGCTTAATTCACAGTTAATAGTTAGTTCAGGGCAAAGTCTTTTTTAGTGATACGTAAAATTGCATATTATTAATTAGGTCAATGTATAAAGTTAACTTATTTTCATAACAACCAACCCCATATATCACTTTCccaaagagaaaacaacaaataaaacagcTAAAAAGGCAGCTTTACAAAGAGTAGACAATGGGATGCCATATTTTCCCTTCTCAAACAAACCTTTTAGAAAtggaaagaacaaaataacTACCAAAATACATCCACAAGCCTCTGCCAAACCCGGATTACCAAGACTATAACCCACCGAAAAAACGGCTAGAGCCGCTAGATTCACCAACACAATAAATGTGCCGGGCAAGAAATAGACTGAgccatcaaattcaaatttacctGAGTTTGgaccatcatcttctccttgAGATGGTCTAAGTCCAGATCCTTCTATAGTCTCGCTCATAGTCTTTTTAGTGATTATGAACACCGTCTTCGAGATTCCAAAAAGCTTGAGAGTGATATCAAAGATGCTAAATAACCAACTACTAGTCGCTATTATTCTCCAAAGTGACTGGGAGACCAACCACGATTGTATGGAATAACCGAGGCTCATAAATTCCCATAGAGTATAGAGAGAGTGCATCCCAAGAAGTGTGATTATTATGCCTAGACAAGCTCCCTAAATGCATACatagaaagaataaaaacattaaacttttCTGAATCTTAGagtttaatgtttttacttcatgatttaaaccaaaaataaaaaatattaaacttaatAATGAGTGAGAGAGAGCGTCACCTTGGGAAACAAGACAGAGTTGTGGAGTAGGCAATAAGCAGGCAAGAGACAATAAAATAGCTCAGGGATTGACCTCAGACAAACGAGAACACAAAGATAAGCTAGTCGCTGTCGGAATCTTAATTTACGACGAAACATTCCTAGCAACGGACTTTGCTTGTTGAAAAGGACTTCCATCGATCCTGTCAACCATCGCCGCTGCTGGAGCAACGCCTCAGATACTTCTGCCGGCATAGATCCAAGAAATGCAGGTGGATTAGGAGAAACGTATGAGCTAGTCCAACCTCTCGAATGGATGTCGATACTCGTGTTCAGATCTTCAGTCATTGAATCGTATAGCCAACCAATCTGCaagatttataaataacaaaaacgcattatatagatattttgtatatttatttctatgatgtaataaaatattatttattagtattttgaaataataataacgtATTTTTTTTAGACGATAAAGATATATGAGATTTAATTTAGAAGGGAACTACGGTTTTGCCCCAATTGGTTTGATACTCGTAATCACAATGTCCCACTTCTTGAGCCGCTTCTATGGAGTTTGTAAGGATATGTTGGGGATTTGATTTTATCTGTAATGCCTCGACCACCGATTTCACCATCTCTTTGGAATTCCCAAATCCTCTTGGCAAACTATCCGCGGCCAAAAGCTCCCCTTAATGATATAACAAAAAGTCAAGTATGTAATTAGTGaacagaaattaaataaaattgagacAACCATTTTAAAGTAATATTGCTTTGTGAAGATTATgaatattttctatttcttacTTGTAGCAAGAGAAGAAAGACTTCCATTGGCTTCTACATCTTCCGGCGATAAACCGTACATAACTCTTCTAGTGTGGAAGCACCCTGAGCCCAAATATATTGGTCCTTGGATTCCCGCAAGTCCTCTTACCataaactaatttaacaaagagaagaaagaaaacaagattgatAAATAACATTGAATTGATTGAATTTTATAAGCAAAAAGTAAGGAGAGGATAAATCGTACTGATTGGAATACGGTGAGTGTGTCGGTGGTTGAATCGTAGGACTCTTGAGGGTATTGAACAAAAGCACAATGGTTTGGATTCGATGATCCTTGTAGAAATACACACATAGCTTGTCGCACAACATCGGCTTCATTTGCATACACGTCGCAGTCTACATTCAACATGTATGGTGCATTTGTCATCAAGCCTGACACTCTTACCTGTTCAAATTCATCATCTTACGCTCATCACAGATTCATTAAAATAACAACTACCAGCAACTACGATCTTCGTCATTGATAGTTGTTGAATACGGTTTGTCATAATTCTGAGAGTACACTTAAAGGCTACTGATTATAATTCATGAAAATGTATTCTAATAGGTAATGTCATCACGATCGTTTAGTTTTTACATGCATGCTTAATTAACACATCTTATATAGATATATCTAAACATAATGCATAATTACTCTTTCATTTCAAAAACTAATATGGAATATGCAATGACTATGTTTAAAAACTGATTGCAGCCATATCACATGGAACATTGTACGCATgtgcactatatatatatagttggacGCATCAAGTGATAGTTAGTAATAGGCCCTAGGGGAAGTAATCATCATATTCTAACGAAGCTCTTAACTACTAAAAGATCTTAGAGTTTAAATCATATGGAAAGTAATGATCTGAATCTAATGTATGCTTAATGAAACTGATCTCTGATCTCAACTCTGAAACTACAAAAGAGTGATCAGAAATTTAGTAACCAGAAAATTCATGGCTCCAGCTTTATAGTGATGAAGGTAATTTGGTCTTTTCTCTCTTGAAATGTATACAAAATGAGGGACCTCTGTTACGTCTCCCACACCTCCCTTATTTTCCCATATCACCTTCACATACACACATAAAACAAGAGTTCTCGTAATTGTTATAATTAACCCTTTTATTTTATGCATAACTCGtaattagagttttttttttgttctttggaaATATGAAGGAATACCTTAACTATTGTTGAATGAtcatttggttttgtgtttgagaaAGCTTCAAAGTCATCATCTGCATCCGACCAATGGGAATCTCCGGTGGCAATTTCCACTTTGCGGCATAACTTCTCGTACTCCCTCTTTATATTATCacaaaaagaatcaagaaattTCTCAATATACAACATATGAAATAACAGAGCGATCATTTAATATAAAAGCTAACTTCTTGTATTACTAGTTTTAAGAAACAAACGCAGTCGGGAAATAACAATCAAACTCGAACATTACCTTCGTCATTTGCCAATCTCTACTGAATTCAGAACCCTTTGTTGTGGCTAGCGGGTTTAAGAAATATCGAAAAGGAGCTCTAACTCTAACGTTGTATTTCTTGCAGAACGGAACCCAAATCTTTGCGAACTTAGAAGCTTCCTTGAGAGAGAAGTAAGTGAGAGGCGAGCATCCATCGTCCGACACATAGCAAGCTAGTTTATTGGTCGGGTAATTTATAGCTAACAGCGAAAGCACGGCGTTCACAAC from Camelina sativa cultivar DH55 chromosome 7, Cs, whole genome shotgun sequence includes the following:
- the LOC104700195 gene encoding uncharacterized protein LOC104700195, which gives rise to MQARFELDEDWQRISVIHQMGHLWRSHKSVTVKAINLAANNQERMNLRPPNIGPVDWQKFVKLKTSAAFKAVSEKYKAKRKNQIPHTTSRKGISRLTEEMKAESEDPSSVTRLDVWIKSRTKKDGTPVDTNAADLIQKAAEIGGSDAPAFLTNPDEDHLAKLLGPDNSGRLRAMGRGMSKTKLACLQMQSKCMAEMEERQVKLVKQVNALESELGRIKNQRPEAEMDENSAARVTYSYFFSYQLSDSS
- the LOC104700196 gene encoding cellulose synthase-like protein B2 isoform X1, which codes for MAESSSSLPPLCEKISYKSYFQRAADLTILGLLFSLLLHRILHMTQNDNVWLVAFLCESCFSIVWLLTTCIKWSPAETKTYPDRIDERVHDLPSVDIFVPTADPVREPPIIVVNAVLSLLAINYPTNKLACYVSDDGCSPLTYFSLKEASKFAKIWVPFCKKYNVRVRAPFRYFLNPLATTKGSEFSRDWQMTKREYEKLCRKVEIATGDSHWSDADDDFEAFSNTKPNDHSTIVKVIWENKGGVGDVTEVPHFVYISREKRPNYLHHYKAGAMNFLVRVSGLMTNAPYMLNVDCDVYANEADVVRQAMCVFLQGSSNPNHCAFVQYPQESYDSTTDTLTVFQSFMVRGLAGIQGPIYLGSGCFHTRRVMYGLSPEDVEANGSLSSLATRELLAADSLPRGFGNSKEMVKSVVEALQIKSNPQHILTNSIEAAQEVGHCDYEYQTNWGKTIGWLYDSMTEDLNTSIDIHSRGWTSSYVSPNPPAFLGSMPAEVSEALLQQRRWLTGSMEVLFNKQSPLLGMFRRKLRFRQRLAYLCVLVCLRSIPELFYCLLPAYCLLHNSVLFPKGACLGIIITLLGMHSLYTLWEFMSLGYSIQSWLVSQSLWRIIATSSWLFSIFDITLKLFGISKTVFIITKKTMSETIEGSGLRPSQGEDDGPNSGKFEFDGSVYFLPGTFIVLVNLAALAVFSVGYSLGNPGLAEACGCILVVILFFPFLKGLFEKGKYGIPLSTLCKAAFLAVLFVVFSLGK
- the LOC104700196 gene encoding cellulose synthase-like protein B2 isoform X2, with the protein product MAESSSSLPPLCEKISYKSYFQRAADLTILGLLFSLLLHRILHMTQNDNVWLVAFLCESCFSIVWLLTTCIKWSPAETKTYPDRIDERVHDLPSVDIFVPTADPVREPPIIVVNAVLSLLAINYPTNKLACYVSDDGCSPLTYFSLKEASKFAKIWVPFCKKYNVRVRAPFRYFLNPLATTKGSEFSRDWQMTKREYEKLCRKVEIATGDSHWSDADDDFEAFSNTKPNDHSTIVKVIWENKGGVGDVTEVPHFVYISREKRPNYLHHYKAGAMNFLVRVSGLMTNAPYMLNVDCDVYANEADVVRQAMCVFLQGSSNPNHCAFVQYPQESYDSTTDTLTVFQSFMVRGLAGIQGPIYLGSGCFHTRRVMYGLSPEDVEANGSLSSLATRELLAADSLPRGFGNSKEMVKSVVEALQIKSNPQHILTNSIEAAQEVGHCDYEYQTNWGKTIGWLYDSMTEDLNTSIDIHSRGWTSSYVSPNPPAFLGSMPAEVSEALLQQRRWLTGSMEVLFNKQSQSLSYFIVSCLLIAYSTTLSCFPR